A single region of the Hylaeus volcanicus isolate JK05 chromosome 5, UHH_iyHylVolc1.0_haploid, whole genome shotgun sequence genome encodes:
- the LOC128876970 gene encoding MATH and LRR domain-containing protein PFE0570w-like, producing MSGDVSAIQEHADESEHATMKQSEQTACANVSIESIPKLEPSYFNESDYKDELSNGLILSPIPFTTPYKVRDPIVLLEKCDKIWETLKVIKDVQRSKSFGTLNGLPSGITNENSLYVKYHPVLGNNNTALPNFKFSIKTKKRLFHCSVCGKLYTTNRSLRFHSERVHGILIPLKRNKNPIVIQTKIDKSKESNAVEIEKDNVEKLDSASIKKDKEKRITHKELKQNGQPTVSHHDSISQQQCVLCKQTVKNIRKHLTDYHKIEGSDLMLQELEKTSTAPKVKEFNKTSDNDEPIENNGIIKGKYSLRCKQKRKQELDISSESQKKKTKLNNNDDTLKTAEVGSRQCEICFGMYSPHSIGKHMRRHHIRGETKENFHLFSCNYSNSPLCTKQKGIVNSSNVFSENTNNNNRDTEDSFTKKKKQKQMFKSQGTSGRSPNKNANNHEFSCSCGRLFRNPHTLYLHKSTCHLNSVQNNCDRDSGIGISITIKKKNNSYEVVGKDVDEEKELQNFSNSEDTNTLSDITEDDDTIDSQNQQYDILESSKYSENHSILRIQFVDEDTDVDIEDDSQYNVCNNDTSDRLSANKITNNFRNEELKQTINVQKNMGKNEDKRCSESMFSVVTKNKMCVCGNKFNSKKDLNIHINKYHKSTQLICGYCKENFHDITAWHKHECSIEEGDSYVDPPFEIHCHYCRAILNSFAKFDDHIRQKHYDSVVPYQCFHCRKRFSNATSRKLHFHADHSLPTCPICEKEYMDTVKSKHEAYHYGLGFPCHLCKKTYCSKQTLLKHRGRVHLGPS from the exons atgtcTGGAGATGTATCGGCAATTCAAGAACATGCGGATGAAAGTGAACATGCAACGATGAAGCAGTCTGAACAGACAGCATGTGCCAATGTGTCTATAGAATCTATACCTAAATTAGAACCAtcttattttaatgaatcaGATTATAAAGACGAATTATCT aATGGATTAATTTTATCACCAATTCCTTTTACTACACCATATAAAGTAAGGGATCCCATtgttttacttgaaaaatgtgataaaatatgggaaacattaaaagtaataaaagatGTACAACGTAGTAAAAGTTTTGGTACACTTAATGGATTACCATCAGGGATCACAAATGAGAACTCCTTGTATGTGAAGTATCATCCAGTATTAGGCAATAACAATACTGCATtaccaaattttaaattttcaatcaaaactaaaaaaagattatTCCATTGTTCAGTATGTGGAAAGTTATATACAACTAATCGATCACTTAGATTTCATTCTGAAAGAGTACATGGTATTCTCATACCACTAAAACGCAATAAGAACCCCATtgtaattcaaacaaaaattgataaatcaAAAGAATCTAATGCtgttgaaatagaaaaagacaATGTTGAAAAGCTTGATAGTGCGAgcataaaaaaagataaagaaaaaagaataactcATAAGGAACTAAAACAGAATGGACAACCAACTGTTTCACATCATGACTCAATTTCACAACAACAATGTGTACTGTGTAAGCAGACTGTAAAAAACATTAGAAAGCATTTAACTGATTATCATAAGATCGAAGGTTCTGATCTAATGTTACAAGAATTAGAAAAGACATCTACTGCTCCAAAAGTCAAAGAATTTAACAAAACATCCGATAATGATGAACCCATAGAAAACAATGGAATTATTAAAGGCAAATATTCCTTacgttgtaaacaaaaaagaaaacaggaaCTAGATATTTCATCTGAaagtcagaaaaaaaaaactaaacttAATAACAATGATGATACTTTGAAAACGGCAGAAGTTGGTTCTCGTcaatgtgaaatttgtttcggGATGTATTCACCACACAGTATTGGTAAACATATGCGTCGTCACCATATTCGTGgggaaacaaaagaaaattttcatttgtttagtTGCAATTATTCCAACTCTCCGTTATgtacaaaacaaaaaggaatTGTAAACTCAAGTAATGTGTTTTctgaaaatacaaataataataatagagaTACTGAAGATtcgtttacgaaaaaaaaaaaacaaaagcaaaTGTTCAAATCACAGGGTACAAGTGGAAGATCACCTAATAAGAATGCTAACAACCATGAATTTTCTTGTTCTTGTGGAAGATTATTTCGTAATCCTCATACATTGTATCTACATAAAAGTACGTGTCATTTAAATtctgtacaaaataattgcgATAGAGACTCTGGAATTGGGATTAGCatcacgataaaaaaaaagaataattcttaTGAGGTTGTTGGTAAAGACGTTGATGAAGAAAAGGAGTTGCAGAATTTTAGTAATTCAGAAGATACTAATACATTATCTGATATTACCGAAGACGATGATACAATAGATTCACAGAATCAACAATATGATATTCTGGAATCATCTAAATATAGTGAAAATCATAGCATTTTAAGAATTCAATTTGTTGATGAAGATACTGATGTTGATATCGAAGATGATTCACAGTATAATGTATGTAATAACGATACTAGCGATAGGCTCAGcgcaaataaaataacaaataattttcgtaaCGAGGAGctaaaacaaacaattaatgtacaaaaaaatatgggAAAAAATGAAGACAAAAGATGCAGTGAATCTATGTTTAGTGTGGTTACAAAAAATAAGATGTGCGTATGTGGAAATAAGTTCAACTCCAAAAAAGATCTTAATATTCACATCAACAAATATCACAAAAGTACACAATTAATATGTGGatattgtaaagaaaattttcatgaTATTACTGCATGGCACAAACATGAGTGTTCTATTGAAGAGGGGGATAGCTATGTTGATCCACCTTTTGAAATACATTGTCATTATTGTCGCGCTATACTGAattcttttgcaaaatttgatgaCCATATTAGGCAGAAACACTATGATTCCGTAGTTCCATATCAATGTTTTCACTGTCGGAAACGATTTTCTAATGCTACATCacgaaaattacattttcatgcAGATCACAGTTTACCTACTTGTCCTATTtgtgaaaaagaatatatggACACGGTGAAGAGTAAACATGAAGCATACCATTATGGGCTTGGATTTCCCTGccatttatgtaaaaaaacgTATTGCTCTAAACaaactttattaaaacacAGAGGAAGAGTACATCTTGGCCCTTCGTAA
- the LOC128876972 gene encoding uncharacterized protein LOC128876972: protein MQVFIILLVFASSKPSTSIGIYSRENSRLQEHFQKDAFFHEIKDWFIHVKNKIYDKINGQTTTTTPDNLPTEVLDFNKLRFKSRLRNCGWHQVNLSTLTFDPDQDWGFRIGNWYFIRKDDTNRNGIEKNNSDDSNFHVQSTIEPTDLSKVDTGQTSDDMNYSEVTESTLAISTTTTFATQSVTQSTTQKATIQPSTQIDSSITTSSRTEVPMVDIEINTDSIHKGSAEVLMG from the exons ATGCAAGTTTTTATTATCTTGTTAGTGTTTGCCAGCTCCAAGCCTTCTACGTCGATAGGAATTTACAGCAGAG AAAACAGTAGATTAcaagaacattttcaaaaagatGCATTCTTCCACGAAATAAAAGATTGGTTTATccacgtgaaaaataaaatttatgacaaAATAAATGGACAAACAACTACGACGACTCCTGATAATTTGCCAACGGAAGTGTTGGATTTTAATAAGTTACGATTCAAAAGCAGATTAAGAAATTGTGGATGGCATCAAgtgaatttat ctACTTTAACTTTCGATCCTGATCAAGATTGGGGATTTCGTATCGGTAACTGGTACTTTATCCGAAAAGATGATACAAATCGTAACGGAATTGAGAAGAATAATTCAGACGATTCAAACTTTCATGTCCAGAGTACTATTGAACCAACAGATCTATCTAAAGTAGACACTGGACAGACCTCTGATGATATGAATTACTCGGAAGTTACGGAATCTACACTGGCTATATCAACTACAACTACTTTTGCGACACAAAGTGTGACGCAATCCACGACACAAAAGGCAACGATACAACCCAGTACACAGATCGATTCATCCATAACCACTTCGTCAAGAACAGAAGTACCGATGGTGGATATTGAAATCAATACTGATTCTATTCATAAAGGATCTGCGGAAGTTTTAATGGGATAA